The Triticum aestivum cultivar Chinese Spring chromosome 3A, IWGSC CS RefSeq v2.1, whole genome shotgun sequence genome includes a region encoding these proteins:
- the LOC123062783 gene encoding extradiol ring-cleavage dioxygenase: MGQTHSQAKPKPDRHASPQPRGDDQHPNQPQAATGRRPPAAPAMDTFFLSHGSPTLSIDEAIPARSFFQSWLPAAVAGPERPRAILIVSAHWETATPAVNAVRGANDTIHDFYGFPKSMYQLKYPAPGAPDLARRTKELLEQGGFGPVKEDRSRGLDHGAWVPLMLMFPDADIPVCQLSVQTDRDAAYHYNLGRALAPLREEGVLVLGSGSATHNLRKMGPSGSPPPQWASDFDTWLKDSLLGGRYDDVNRYEEKAPNAKMAHPRPEHLYPLHVALGAAGDESKAELIHSSWTNASLSYASYRFTTKN, encoded by the exons ATGGGGCAGACCCACAGCCAGGCCAAGCCCAAACCGGACAGGCACGCGTCTCCACAGCCGCGCGGCGACGACCAGCACCCGAACCAGCCACAAGCCGCCACCGGGAGGCGCCCGCCGGCCGCGCCCGCCATGGACACCTTCTTCCTGTCGCACGGCTCGCCCACGCTCTCCATCGACGAGGCGATCCCGGCGCGGAGCTTCTTCcagtcgtggctgccggcggccgTCGCGGGCCCGGAGCGGCCGCGCGCCATCTTGATTGTGTCCGCCCACTGGGAGACGGCCACGCCGGCCGTCAACGCCGTCCGCGGCGCCAACGACACCATCCACGACTTCTACGGCTTCCCCAAGTCCATGTACCAG CTCAAGTACCCTGCGCCGGGCGCCCCTGATCTGGCCAGGAGGACCAAGGAGCTCCTGGAGCAAGGCGGGTTCGGGCCGGTGAAGGAGGACCGGAGCCGCGGGCTGGACCACGGCGCGTGGGTGCCGCTGATGCTCATGTTCCCGGACGCCGACATCCCGGTGTGCCAGCTCTCCGTGCAGACCGACCGCGACGCCGCCTACCACTACAACCTCGGCAGGGCGCTGGCGCCGCTCCGGGAGGAGGGGGTCCTCGTCCTCGGCTCCGGCAGCGCCACCCACAACCTCCGCAAGATGGGGCCTtccggctcgccgccgccgcagTGGGCCTCCGACTTCGACACCTGGCTCAAGGACTCGCTTCTCGGCGGCAGGTACGACGACGTGAACCGGTACGAGGAGAAGGCGCCCAACGCCAAGATGGCTCACCCGCGGCCGGAGCACCTCTACCCGCTGCACGTCGCGCTCGGCGCCGCCGGTGACGAGTCCAAGGCGGAGCTGATCCACAGTAGCTGGACAAACGCCTCCCTCTCGTACGCCTCGTATCGCTTCACCACCAAGAACTGA